The genomic interval TCCTGATTGAGCCAAGCAAATTTGTACTCCTCTTAGCAGGCCAAACGAAAATTAGCTCAGAACCCTTTTAGAGAATTGCGGCAAAGACTGCGGAAGAATTGGAGAGAGATGGACATGATGTAGCCACGTGGCAAGTGAATTTACTTTATAAAAATCCAGCATGGCATATAGATTAGATAAATGTGGTCCCATGAAATATAGCCGTTACTGCATGAACGACTCCCTCGCCTTCTTCAGGTGAAAGCGAAGACCTGGTTTAGACTGACTAATAAGCTACCAACGGTTTCATGGGATGCAGGTAAAACTAGCCGTTAAGAAATATATCTAAACATGAAGACCCCCAACCCACCCCGATCTCTACTGACTTTGTCGCCCCCCCTCCCAAGGACACAGCTAGATTCCCTTTCCCTTTTTATTTCTCCTCACTTCCCTTCTTCTCTCTAACTTCTTCCTTCCATCTTTCTCCACGCAGTCACTGTCTTCTCTCATCTGCACCCAAAAAGGGAAACAAGGGAATAGAGGATATCCAACTCAGCGCTTCTCcttccttctcttttctcCCTCTTACTTCTGCTTTCTCTCTTGCATTTTCATGGAAAATACTTGTCATCTCTTGAATGAATCTAACCCATTGCTTAATGAGAATGTTTCAGGTTCGGAGGACAAATGGAACATAAAACCACAACAGAAACATGTATCTCCCTTTGTTCTTAGAAACAAGTTCTTCCTCTTTGCCCATTTGTTCCTGTTTCTGCTACCGTTTTCAGCTCTGCTTGCTTCGGGCCAACACTGGGATGGGGTGATTGTAACCCAAGCTGATTATCAAGCTCTTCGAGCCATAAAACACGAACTCGTCGACTTCAGAGGATTCCTACGCAGCTGGAATGATAGCGGCTATGGAGCTTGCTCAGGTAGGTGGGCTGGAATCAAGTGTGTTAAGGGACAGGTCATCGCTATCCAGCTTCCTTGGAGGGGATTAGGTGGCCGTATTTCCGAGAAGATTGGTCAGCTTCAAGCTCTTAGGAAGCTTAGCCTCCATGATAATGTTCTTGGCGGTCCAGTCCCTTGGTCTCTTGGGTTCCTCCCCAGTCTCAGAGGGGTATATCTCTTCAACAACAGGCTTTCAGGTTCCATCCCTCCTTCTGTTGGTAACTGTCCTGCTCTGCAAACTCTTGATTTGAGTAACAATTCACTCTCTGGTACGATTCCTCCTAGTCTTGCCAACTCTACTAGGTTGTATAGACTTAATCTGAGCTACAATTCTTTGTTGGGTTCCATCCCTGTTCGGCTCACCCGGTCACCTTCTCTCACCATTCTTGCTTTGCAACATAACAATCTTTCTGGTTCTGTCCCAGATACATGGGTTGGAACAGGAAACAGTTCTTACCAACTTCAGATCTTGACCCTTGATCACAACTTCCTCACTGGAGCGATTCCAGTTACTCTGCGCAAGTTGAGTTTACTTGAACAAATTTCTTTAGGCCATAACCAGATTTCTGGGACGATACCTGATGAACTAGGGACACTATCAAAACTCCAGATGCTAGACTTATCAAGCAATGCTATCAGTGGGAGCTTCCCTTCTAGCTTTTCCAGCCTCTCCTCTCTTGTTTCTTTAAACCTTGAGGGCAATCGCCTTGATAACCAAATCCCAGAAGGATTAGACAAATTGCAAAACCTCACAGTGCTCAATCTGAAAAATAATAGATTAAGCGGCCAGATCCCAGCAACTATTGGCAACATATCTGGCATCAACCAATTTGATTTATCTGAAAACAATTTTACTGGAGAAATACCGGATTCACTTGCCAGCCTAACCAATCTTAGTCATTTCAATGTTTCTTACAACAATCTCTCTGGTGCTGTCCCATCTCTCCTAGCCAAAAACTTCAATTCAAGCTCTTTTATGGGCAATCTTCAGCTCTGTGGCTACAGCACATCAACCTTATGTCCTTCTCCCGCCCCTTTCAATCCTTCACCTGCACCTGCAGAGGCACCCAAACATCATCACAGAAAACTCAGTGTCAAGG from Theobroma cacao cultivar B97-61/B2 chromosome 5, Criollo_cocoa_genome_V2, whole genome shotgun sequence carries:
- the LOC18597453 gene encoding probably inactive leucine-rich repeat receptor-like protein kinase IMK2, with the translated sequence MENTCHLLNESNPLLNENVSGSEDKWNIKPQQKHVSPFVLRNKFFLFAHLFLFLLPFSALLASGQHWDGVIVTQADYQALRAIKHELVDFRGFLRSWNDSGYGACSGRWAGIKCVKGQVIAIQLPWRGLGGRISEKIGQLQALRKLSLHDNVLGGPVPWSLGFLPSLRGVYLFNNRLSGSIPPSVGNCPALQTLDLSNNSLSGTIPPSLANSTRLYRLNLSYNSLLGSIPVRLTRSPSLTILALQHNNLSGSVPDTWVGTGNSSYQLQILTLDHNFLTGAIPVTLRKLSLLEQISLGHNQISGTIPDELGTLSKLQMLDLSSNAISGSFPSSFSSLSSLVSLNLEGNRLDNQIPEGLDKLQNLTVLNLKNNRLSGQIPATIGNISGINQFDLSENNFTGEIPDSLASLTNLSHFNVSYNNLSGAVPSLLAKNFNSSSFMGNLQLCGYSTSTLCPSPAPFNPSPAPAEAPKHHHRKLSVKDIILIAVGGLLAILLILCCILLFCLLKKKATLKQKSGKMGAVIGKTEKEVPVAGTEVESGGEMGGKLVHFDGPFVFTADDLLCATAEIMGKSNYGTAYKATLEDGNQVAVKRLREKTTKGQREFESEAAALGKIRHPNLLALRAYYLGPKGEKLLVFDYMPRGSLASFLHARGPETTIDWPTRMTIALGITRGLNYLHTQENIIHGNLTSSNILLDEQTNAHIADFGLSRLMTAAASTNVIATAGTLGYRAPELSKLKNASTKTDVYSLGVIILELLTGKSPGEPMNGMDLPQWVASIVKEEWTNEVFDLELMRDTPTINDELLNTLKLALHCVDPSPAARPEVQQVLQQLEEIKPEVAAGSGDDGDKVPPTTE